Proteins from one Brevibacillus humidisoli genomic window:
- the htpG gene encoding molecular chaperone HtpG, whose amino-acid sequence MEKKQFQAESKRLLEMMVNSIYSQKEIFLRELISNASDAIDKIYYKALTDNNLVFNKDSYYIKVTPDKDQRTLTIRDTGIGMTKEELEEHLGVIAKSGSLAFKKEVDVTDGHNLIGQFGVGFYSAFMVADVVTVISKSIYSDQAYKWVSAGADGYTIEPCEKETVGTDIILKIKENVEDESFDEFLDEYRLKAIIKKYSDFIRYPIKMDITTSRLKEGSDTEYEEYQEEQIVNSMVPIWRKNKSELTDEDYHKFYTEKRYGYDKPLQHIHINADGAIVYQAILYIPETIPFDYYSKEYEKGLELYVNGVLIMNKCAELLPDHFSFVKGMVDSESLSLNISREILQQDRQLKLIAKNIASKIKSQLQSMLKNDREKYEQFYNAFGRQLKFGVYNDFGMHKDALQDLLMFYSSMEKKLVTLDEYVSRMPEDQKYIYYASGESVERISKLPQIELVTEKGYEILYLTEDIDEFAIKMLQNYKEKEFRSVSSGDLGIDTDEAKSDTDADDNENKTLFDYMTSQLSGKVTKVKASKRLKTHPVCLSTEGELTIEMEKVLNSMPNASGVKADKVLEINVDHSVFRSLKEAFETDKEKLNLYTALLYNQACLIEGLPIEDPVEFTNDICKIMV is encoded by the coding sequence ATGGAAAAGAAGCAGTTCCAAGCCGAATCCAAGCGGCTGTTGGAAATGATGGTCAACTCCATTTATTCACAAAAAGAAATCTTCCTGCGGGAGTTGATCTCCAATGCCAGTGATGCCATCGACAAGATCTACTACAAGGCATTGACGGACAACAATCTGGTCTTTAACAAAGACAGCTACTACATCAAGGTGACTCCTGACAAGGATCAGCGGACATTGACGATTCGCGATACGGGTATCGGCATGACCAAGGAAGAGCTTGAGGAACATCTAGGGGTGATTGCCAAGAGCGGCTCGCTTGCTTTTAAAAAAGAAGTAGACGTGACGGACGGCCACAATCTGATCGGTCAGTTTGGTGTCGGCTTCTACTCTGCGTTTATGGTTGCCGATGTGGTGACGGTGATCAGCAAATCCATTTACAGCGACCAAGCATACAAATGGGTGTCCGCTGGCGCTGACGGCTATACGATAGAGCCGTGTGAGAAAGAAACAGTGGGGACCGACATCATCCTGAAGATCAAAGAAAATGTGGAGGATGAAAGCTTCGATGAGTTTTTGGACGAATATCGCCTAAAAGCCATTATTAAAAAATACTCCGATTTTATCCGCTATCCAATCAAGATGGACATCACCACCTCACGATTGAAAGAAGGCAGTGACACCGAGTACGAGGAGTATCAGGAAGAACAGATCGTCAACAGCATGGTACCGATCTGGCGGAAAAATAAAAGCGAATTAACAGACGAAGATTACCACAAGTTTTATACGGAAAAACGCTACGGGTACGACAAGCCGCTCCAACATATCCATATCAACGCAGATGGAGCGATTGTCTACCAAGCCATCCTCTATATCCCGGAGACCATCCCGTTTGACTATTACTCCAAGGAATATGAAAAGGGACTAGAATTGTATGTGAATGGCGTGCTGATCATGAACAAGTGCGCCGAACTGCTCCCCGATCATTTTAGTTTTGTCAAAGGTATGGTAGATTCAGAAAGCTTGTCTCTCAACATTTCCAGGGAGATTTTGCAGCAAGACCGCCAATTGAAGCTGATCGCAAAGAACATTGCCAGCAAAATCAAAAGCCAACTGCAAAGCATGTTAAAGAATGATCGAGAAAAATACGAACAGTTCTACAACGCTTTTGGCAGACAATTAAAGTTTGGCGTCTACAACGATTTCGGCATGCATAAGGACGCTCTGCAAGACTTGCTGATGTTCTACTCCTCCATGGAGAAAAAGCTGGTTACGCTAGACGAATACGTATCGAGAATGCCAGAGGATCAAAAGTACATCTACTATGCTTCCGGGGAATCGGTGGAACGAATCAGCAAGTTGCCGCAGATCGAGCTCGTCACGGAAAAAGGCTATGAAATCCTCTATCTCACGGAGGATATCGACGAGTTTGCGATCAAGATGCTGCAGAACTACAAAGAGAAAGAATTCCGGTCCGTATCCAGCGGCGACCTGGGCATTGACACAGATGAGGCTAAGAGCGATACCGATGCCGACGACAACGAGAACAAGACGCTGTTCGATTATATGACGAGCCAGTTGTCTGGAAAAGTGACAAAAGTAAAAGCCTCCAAAAGATTGAAGACGCATCCCGTCTGTTTGTCCACTGAGGGTGAACTCACGATTGAGATGGAAAAGGTATTGAACTCGATGCCCAATGCATCCGGCGTGAAGGCGGACAAGGTGTTGGAGATCAATGTTGATCACAGCGTATTTCGTTCGCTAAAAGAAGCGTTTGAAACAGACAAGGAGAAACTGAATCTGTACACCGCCCTGCTGTATAACCAAGCCTGCTTGATCGAAGGACTGCCGATCGAAGATCCTGTAGAATTTACCAACGATATCTGCAAAATCATGGTGTGA
- a CDS encoding ABC transporter substrate-binding protein, which produces MRKSRNTQHAFVTWITAFVLVLSLVGCSTPTKQTIGQGSNPEPSADPTPAKTLTMAFSWKPASLDPHGSDGWEVLRSGAGETLIKLNEQLKPTPWLAKEWKQEDETTWIVTLEENVHFHNGKKMDAPSVKNSLLRSMTNDPTVKDLLQVKSIEVLAANQLKIVTEKPNAALIAHLASPSAIIVDTETIDQKDSYPALTGPFQFKQFNEDESLVLERYEDYWGEKARLSEVTIRFIADGNTRVMALQSRDVDAAVDIPIDSIELLKQDQNIDVLTAPSLRTHMLMFHMKSPFFAELAHRKVVNMSIPRAEMVNSIMRGEAAEANSPFPDVLPFGKIQKERETQTVDQLMKQGGWEKNREGIWEKQGKPFEVKLVTFPQRPELTVMAEIIQNELLKAGILVHIRQVENIDETLEKEDWDLSMYSMLTAHTGDPQYFLNIFYRSTSLSNMSRYVSPVLDSMLDQLNQTTDQAKRNQLAVNIQKQIQQDLPQAFIVHPNTIFAVRRGVKGFTPHPVEFYYIDARLDVNE; this is translated from the coding sequence ATGAGAAAAAGCAGGAATACACAGCATGCATTCGTTACCTGGATAACTGCCTTCGTGTTGGTGCTGTCGTTGGTCGGATGCTCCACTCCGACGAAACAGACAATCGGGCAGGGCAGCAACCCAGAACCTTCAGCAGATCCGACTCCTGCCAAAACCTTGACGATGGCTTTCAGTTGGAAACCAGCTAGCCTGGACCCACATGGCAGTGATGGCTGGGAGGTCTTGCGGTCTGGTGCTGGGGAAACCTTGATCAAGCTAAATGAACAATTGAAGCCGACACCTTGGTTAGCCAAGGAGTGGAAACAAGAAGATGAAACGACATGGATCGTAACGCTAGAGGAAAACGTCCATTTTCATAACGGAAAGAAAATGGATGCGCCCAGTGTGAAAAACTCCCTGCTGCGGTCCATGACGAATGATCCAACCGTAAAGGATCTGCTGCAAGTAAAGTCAATCGAAGTACTGGCTGCGAATCAATTGAAAATCGTGACCGAGAAGCCAAACGCAGCCTTGATCGCCCATTTGGCATCCCCCTCCGCTATCATTGTTGACACAGAAACGATTGATCAGAAGGACAGCTATCCTGCTCTGACAGGCCCTTTTCAATTCAAGCAATTCAACGAAGACGAGTCGCTTGTCCTAGAGCGATATGAGGACTACTGGGGAGAAAAAGCACGCTTGTCAGAAGTGACGATTCGATTCATCGCTGATGGCAATACGAGAGTCATGGCCCTGCAGTCAAGGGATGTCGATGCCGCGGTCGATATCCCGATTGACTCGATCGAACTCCTGAAGCAGGATCAAAACATCGACGTATTAACCGCTCCCTCCCTGCGCACACACATGCTGATGTTTCATATGAAGTCTCCTTTTTTTGCAGAACTGGCTCATCGAAAAGTGGTCAACATGTCCATCCCCCGAGCAGAGATGGTCAACTCGATCATGAGAGGCGAAGCTGCGGAAGCGAACAGTCCCTTTCCAGACGTCCTGCCATTTGGCAAGATCCAAAAAGAGAGAGAAACACAGACGGTCGACCAATTGATGAAGCAAGGCGGCTGGGAGAAAAACAGAGAAGGTATCTGGGAAAAACAAGGGAAACCATTTGAAGTGAAACTGGTGACGTTTCCGCAACGGCCCGAATTAACGGTCATGGCGGAGATCATTCAAAATGAATTGTTGAAAGCGGGCATCCTGGTCCATATTCGGCAAGTAGAGAATATCGATGAAACTTTGGAAAAGGAAGATTGGGATCTGTCCATGTACAGCATGTTAACGGCCCACACCGGCGATCCGCAGTACTTTTTAAACATTTTCTATCGCTCTACGAGCCTCTCCAATATGAGCCGCTACGTCTCGCCTGTTTTGGACAGCATGCTGGATCAGCTGAACCAAACAACCGATCAAGCGAAGCGCAATCAATTGGCTGTAAACATCCAAAAGCAGATTCAGCAGGATCTCCCCCAAGCGTTTATCGTTCATCCCAACACGATTTTTGCAGTCAGACGTGGCGTGAAAGGCTTCACTCCCCATCCGGTTGAGTTTTACTACATCGATGCCCGCCTCGACGTGAATGAGTGA
- a CDS encoding LysR family transcriptional regulator yields MELLQLHYFRTVAKHEHMTRAAQELRIAQPALSKTISRLEEDLGVPLFDRQGRQIRLNTYGKAFLDKVNAALNLLEEGRREVVDLAGMDHGSIHLAAPTLDRLTEPLGAFVSRYPDVNIRITQAPTEEMTRLIDSGEVDFCFSAMPLEGQWIRSASVLREDVYLAVSAGHRLAGRQSVSLKEITDEPFIGYKEEFVFQRMNDAFFREAGIAPKFICRVDEPSAVAKLVQAGLGIALIGSCGRDPKSELTTIPIEYPVCKRDFKIFWHDKRYLSLAARKFREAIIAYYADPLDGENALATLSS; encoded by the coding sequence ATGGAATTGCTTCAGCTTCATTATTTTCGAACGGTCGCAAAGCACGAGCACATGACCAGAGCCGCGCAGGAGCTTCGCATCGCACAGCCTGCTCTGAGTAAGACGATTTCCAGATTGGAAGAGGATCTGGGCGTCCCCTTGTTCGATCGGCAAGGACGGCAGATCCGTCTCAATACGTATGGAAAAGCGTTCCTGGACAAGGTGAATGCAGCGTTGAACCTACTGGAGGAGGGGAGAAGAGAGGTGGTCGACCTGGCAGGCATGGACCACGGCAGCATTCATCTCGCCGCTCCGACATTAGATCGGCTGACGGAACCGCTTGGCGCCTTTGTGTCCCGATATCCCGACGTGAACATTCGGATCACGCAAGCTCCGACGGAAGAAATGACCCGTTTGATCGACTCTGGAGAAGTAGACTTTTGCTTTTCCGCGATGCCTCTGGAAGGGCAGTGGATTCGTTCTGCTTCCGTTCTGAGAGAGGATGTGTATCTCGCAGTCTCTGCCGGGCACCGGCTGGCCGGACGGCAGAGCGTTTCGCTGAAGGAAATCACTGATGAGCCTTTTATCGGCTACAAAGAAGAGTTTGTCTTCCAACGCATGAACGATGCTTTCTTCCGGGAAGCAGGCATCGCCCCTAAATTCATCTGCCGGGTCGACGAGCCGTCTGCGGTCGCCAAACTGGTTCAGGCTGGACTGGGGATTGCGCTGATCGGAAGCTGCGGAAGAGATCCAAAGTCCGAGTTGACGACGATACCCATCGAATATCCGGTATGCAAGCGGGATTTCAAGATCTTCTGGCATGATAAGCGCTATCTATCTTTGGCCGCGCGTAAGTTCCGAGAGGCGATCATCGCATACTACGCCGATCCGTTGGACGGGGAGAACGCTCTGGCGACGCTTTCTTCCTGA
- a CDS encoding TetR/AcrR family transcriptional regulator has product MFENKKMDTSEKIMIAAIDLMAESGYNGVTTQQIAEKAGYSEKTLFRHFKSKQNLLESAFNRFHYAEEMKNLFESNIQWDLRADLLMITQSYHRIMYQNRKLIMIAAKDGGNLPGFREKTHKHPQQLKTLLTDYFKQMENMGKIIRTDPETKALAFIYMNYGAAMGRMNGDSMLQNISFDRFIEEEVEIFTRALLP; this is encoded by the coding sequence ATGTTTGAGAACAAAAAAATGGACACTTCCGAAAAGATTATGATTGCTGCTATCGACCTCATGGCGGAAAGTGGCTACAACGGAGTAACAACGCAGCAGATTGCAGAGAAGGCCGGATATAGCGAAAAAACTTTGTTCAGACATTTTAAAAGCAAGCAGAACTTGTTGGAGTCGGCTTTTAATCGGTTTCATTATGCTGAAGAAATGAAAAACCTGTTCGAGTCAAACATTCAATGGGATCTCCGCGCGGATCTACTCATGATTACCCAAAGCTATCACCGAATCATGTACCAAAATCGAAAATTAATCATGATTGCAGCGAAAGACGGCGGCAACCTCCCGGGGTTTCGCGAAAAAACACATAAACATCCGCAGCAATTGAAGACTTTGTTGACCGATTACTTTAAGCAAATGGAAAATATGGGGAAAATCATTCGGACCGATCCGGAAACGAAAGCCCTGGCGTTCATTTATATGAATTACGGTGCGGCTATGGGCAGAATGAACGGAGATTCCATGCTACAAAATATTTCATTCGATAGGTTTATCGAAGAGGAAGTGGAGATTTTCACTAGGGCATTATTGCCCTGA
- a CDS encoding MFS transporter, which translates to MDDSIPQQNGEKLILVLAFTLAVSFMSATMFNIVLTEIRSEFHLTFAQVSWVSTVYLLIYAIGTVLYGKLADSFKLKNLVTFGLCFFAAGSLVGLIAQAYWMVLLGRILQASGAAVVPAIASIIPVRYFPPERRGHAIGISMTGLSIGNVLGPVVASGVVSILDWRWLFCMPLFTLFTLNQLDPGLVGFVMVPAALASALLGKKAGKWADAKGNSFLVYTSFILLFACFVFLSTFAGASPWFVMCFLVIGIVGQTFMFIALSNTISQTLPKEQVGIGMGLLSMLNFLAGAISASVYGRIIDLDTVAHWNPMNTSPVATVYSNLYLVLAVVPVVIVLLYYSRFGKRTAEKLAKQAITKEM; encoded by the coding sequence ATGGATGATTCCATACCGCAACAGAACGGAGAAAAATTGATTCTCGTTCTCGCCTTTACCCTCGCTGTCTCCTTCATGAGCGCGACGATGTTCAATATTGTATTGACCGAGATCCGTTCGGAGTTTCACTTAACCTTCGCGCAAGTTAGTTGGGTATCCACCGTCTATCTGTTGATCTACGCGATCGGAACGGTGCTGTACGGCAAATTGGCCGACAGCTTCAAGCTGAAAAATCTGGTTACATTCGGGCTTTGCTTTTTTGCCGCAGGTTCCCTCGTCGGATTGATCGCGCAAGCGTATTGGATGGTTTTATTGGGAAGAATCTTGCAGGCGTCGGGAGCCGCGGTCGTCCCGGCCATTGCTTCCATCATTCCTGTCCGCTATTTCCCGCCGGAAAGACGCGGACATGCGATCGGAATCTCGATGACCGGACTATCGATCGGCAACGTGCTCGGTCCGGTCGTTGCCTCTGGCGTCGTAAGCATCCTTGATTGGAGATGGTTGTTCTGCATGCCTTTATTTACTTTATTCACGTTGAATCAGCTTGACCCGGGGCTGGTCGGCTTCGTCATGGTACCGGCAGCGTTGGCGTCTGCGCTGTTGGGGAAGAAGGCGGGCAAGTGGGCCGATGCCAAAGGCAATTCCTTTCTCGTCTACACCTCTTTCATATTGCTGTTCGCTTGCTTTGTTTTCTTGTCGACGTTTGCAGGTGCTTCGCCATGGTTCGTAATGTGCTTCCTTGTGATCGGCATCGTCGGTCAGACATTCATGTTCATCGCTTTATCCAATACAATCTCGCAGACGCTACCGAAAGAGCAAGTCGGGATCGGGATGGGACTTCTTTCCATGTTGAACTTTCTGGCCGGCGCCATCTCCGCAAGCGTATACGGCAGGATCATTGATCTAGATACTGTGGCCCATTGGAATCCGATGAACACAAGCCCGGTAGCAACCGTCTATAGCAATCTGTACCTGGTTCTGGCAGTCGTGCCAGTTGTGATTGTATTGCTTTATTATTCAAGATTCGGAAAGCGTACTGCAGAGAAACTAGCAAAGCAAGCGATAACGAAGGAAATGTAG
- the nikB gene encoding nickel ABC transporter permease, translating into MIHFWARHIAQLLFVIAFVSSLTFFLLRLSPGDPAYLLLTTTGVPVSEDALEHVRKELGLTDSLGSQYVQWMTDVFTWQWGTSYVSREPVLEELLKRLPATIELAAAGLLVMMSVTLVVGISTAIYARGWLDRLGRALALLGSSLPSFWLGFLLIYVCSVQYGWLPSMGRGTWKHLVLPALTLGLGLGTVYARLLRSNMLAMMKQRFVIASKARGFSNSRIFLSQVFRHAILPIVNMAGTSFAFMLGGSVIVESIFSWPGIGQYVMKAISLRDYPVIQGYVIFASILFVIIHLVVDFISVLVDPRLRVR; encoded by the coding sequence ATGATTCACTTCTGGGCAAGGCATATCGCGCAGTTGCTATTTGTGATCGCTTTTGTCTCCAGCCTTACTTTTTTCTTGTTGCGGTTATCTCCCGGCGATCCCGCCTACCTTTTGCTCACAACGACTGGCGTTCCTGTGTCCGAAGATGCATTGGAGCACGTGCGCAAAGAATTGGGATTAACCGATTCGCTCGGCAGTCAATATGTACAGTGGATGACGGATGTGTTTACCTGGCAATGGGGTACGTCTTACGTTTCTCGGGAACCTGTGTTGGAAGAACTGCTCAAACGGCTGCCGGCCACGATTGAACTAGCCGCGGCCGGACTGCTGGTGATGATGTCGGTCACGTTGGTTGTCGGGATCTCTACAGCGATTTACGCTCGTGGCTGGCTGGACCGCTTGGGCAGAGCGCTCGCTCTGTTAGGCTCTTCCCTGCCTTCCTTCTGGCTTGGCTTCTTGCTCATTTATGTCTGTTCCGTCCAGTACGGCTGGCTGCCCTCCATGGGGCGCGGCACCTGGAAACATCTCGTTTTGCCAGCTTTGACACTTGGGCTGGGATTGGGTACAGTGTACGCCCGCCTGTTGCGATCCAATATGTTGGCGATGATGAAACAACGTTTTGTCATTGCGTCAAAGGCACGGGGCTTTTCAAACAGCCGCATTTTTCTATCCCAAGTCTTCCGACATGCCATTCTGCCCATTGTGAATATGGCAGGGACGAGCTTCGCATTTATGTTGGGCGGCAGTGTCATCGTGGAGTCGATCTTTTCCTGGCCAGGCATCGGGCAATACGTGATGAAGGCGATTTCGCTTCGGGATTATCCGGTCATTCAAGGCTATGTGATTTTCGCTTCGATCTTATTCGTGATCATTCATCTAGTCGTTGATTTTATTTCTGTGCTTGTTGACCCGCGACTACGGGTTCGATAG
- a CDS encoding 2-isopropylmalate synthase, with protein MKRHILVLDTTLRDGEQVPGAKLNVQQKVEFAQQLKRLQVDMIEAGFPASSQGDFQAVQEIARSVGDAVSITALARAVKSDIDAVYESIKIAQDPFIHIVLGTSNIHVDKKFNRSKEAVLQMGVDAVKYAKSLLPRVQYSTEDASRSEFEYLWQTIEAVVKAGATIINVPDTVGYAIPEEFGDLIRRINERLKNLNEDVILSVHCHNDLGLATANTLAAIKNGADKVECTINGLGERAGNTSLEEVVMGLKVRENSYHCSTKIKTTELMRTSRLLTYLTGLDVQVNKAITGENAFAHSSGIHQDGLLKDKQVYEILSPEEVGAESMELILTARSGRHAFRNAVEKIGFETSDSADFEALFEKFLALADAKKEVYDHDVYYLVANHRTHEAASGHLYELISFQVVTNDLYPTATVKMNKGTEVFKGSAVGDGPIDALYSVIKSLVGLDVQLKDYKINSLSRGKEAIGRVNIRIEHHGKTYAGRAMDTDIIKASAMAFLNGINAALLDTANECPNPLKR; from the coding sequence ATGAAACGTCATATACTCGTATTGGACACCACCTTGCGTGACGGAGAGCAGGTACCGGGTGCCAAACTGAATGTGCAACAGAAAGTAGAATTTGCACAGCAATTGAAGCGTCTGCAAGTGGATATGATTGAAGCCGGTTTCCCTGCCTCTTCTCAGGGCGATTTTCAAGCAGTGCAGGAGATTGCCCGCAGCGTAGGGGATGCTGTCTCGATTACCGCTCTCGCCCGTGCGGTGAAAAGCGACATCGACGCTGTCTATGAAAGCATCAAGATCGCACAAGATCCGTTTATTCATATCGTGCTCGGCACCTCCAACATTCACGTGGACAAAAAGTTTAACCGGTCTAAGGAAGCGGTTCTGCAGATGGGTGTTGACGCGGTCAAATACGCTAAATCTCTGCTTCCCCGCGTGCAGTACTCTACGGAGGATGCTTCACGTTCGGAATTTGAGTATTTGTGGCAAACGATTGAAGCTGTCGTCAAAGCAGGGGCTACGATCATCAATGTACCCGATACAGTCGGTTATGCGATACCGGAAGAGTTCGGCGATCTGATCCGCAGAATTAATGAACGCTTAAAAAATCTAAACGAGGACGTAATCTTGAGTGTTCACTGTCACAATGACCTCGGACTGGCAACGGCCAATACGCTCGCCGCAATAAAAAATGGAGCCGATAAAGTTGAGTGTACCATCAATGGATTAGGCGAACGGGCCGGCAACACTTCACTGGAAGAAGTGGTGATGGGACTCAAAGTAAGGGAGAATTCTTACCACTGTTCGACAAAGATCAAGACGACTGAGTTAATGAGGACCTCCCGACTGCTCACCTATCTAACGGGACTGGATGTGCAGGTGAATAAAGCGATTACGGGTGAAAACGCCTTTGCACATTCTTCCGGAATCCATCAGGATGGACTGTTGAAGGATAAGCAGGTGTATGAGATTCTATCGCCAGAGGAGGTCGGGGCAGAAAGTATGGAACTGATTCTAACGGCACGCTCCGGCCGCCACGCCTTTAGAAATGCCGTTGAGAAAATTGGTTTTGAAACAAGCGATTCGGCTGATTTTGAGGCGTTGTTCGAAAAATTCCTTGCCCTTGCCGATGCGAAAAAAGAGGTCTATGATCACGATGTCTATTACCTCGTAGCCAATCACCGCACACATGAAGCGGCGAGCGGCCATCTGTACGAATTGATTTCTTTCCAAGTGGTAACCAATGATCTGTATCCGACAGCGACCGTCAAAATGAACAAAGGAACAGAAGTCTTTAAAGGCAGCGCGGTTGGCGACGGACCGATCGATGCCCTTTATAGCGTGATCAAATCATTGGTGGGTCTGGATGTCCAGTTGAAAGATTACAAAATCAACAGCTTGTCCAGAGGAAAAGAAGCCATTGGGCGTGTCAATATCCGTATTGAGCATCACGGCAAAACTTACGCTGGGCGAGCCATGGACACGGATATCATCAAAGCGAGCGCAATGGCTTTCCTGAATGGCATTAATGCCGCATTATTAGATACAGCAAACGAATGTCCAAATCCGTTGAAGCGGTAA
- a CDS encoding ATP-binding cassette domain-containing protein codes for MRTMPPSLLCVEQLEISCQEDGKWTPIVQDVSFQLYPGEMVTLTGPSGCGKSLTAHAIVGLLEAGWRVTNGRIRYQDKQILDLDSRGRQKLRREEIGLLIQDSLHGLNPIQTVKKQMVETLLQQKRKISKKERDIYLHSLLLQVGFRDPASVLASYPFELSGGMRQRVLLAMMVSLHPKILIADEPTTALDMINREKVLSLLKRLQHDLGLTVLLISHDQQSVQRFADRIIRMERGGMVR; via the coding sequence ATGAGGACCATGCCTCCATCTTTGTTGTGTGTTGAACAGTTGGAAATCTCCTGCCAGGAAGATGGAAAGTGGACGCCAATTGTCCAAGATGTTTCGTTTCAGTTGTATCCGGGAGAGATGGTCACACTTACTGGCCCCAGTGGGTGTGGGAAAAGCTTGACCGCACATGCCATCGTTGGATTGTTGGAAGCGGGATGGAGAGTGACCAATGGTCGTATCCGTTATCAGGATAAACAGATTCTCGATCTTGACAGCAGGGGCAGGCAGAAGCTTCGACGCGAAGAAATTGGCTTGCTGATACAGGATTCCTTACATGGGTTAAACCCTATTCAGACTGTCAAAAAGCAGATGGTAGAAACGCTCCTGCAACAGAAGAGAAAGATCAGCAAAAAAGAACGGGACATATACTTGCATTCGCTGTTGCTGCAGGTTGGCTTTCGCGACCCTGCTTCTGTTTTGGCTTCCTATCCCTTTGAATTAAGCGGGGGGATGCGCCAACGCGTGTTGCTGGCGATGATGGTTAGTTTGCATCCCAAGATTCTCATTGCGGATGAGCCGACAACCGCGCTGGATATGATCAATCGAGAAAAGGTTTTATCCCTTCTGAAAAGGCTGCAGCACGATTTGGGCTTGACGGTTTTGCTGATTTCCCACGACCAGCAAAGTGTGCAGAGGTTTGCCGATCGCATCATTCGAATGGAGCGAGGTGGAATGGTTCGATGA
- the nikC gene encoding nickel transporter permease — MSNDLAGIDKGFLTGVGLLFLIMLIGAFAPSISPHDPLAIQLSNRLSPPSWDFPFGTDHLGRCVFSRILYGIRISVTSAFLIMLLTLLISLPIGLMTGFLRGRADRFLMRMIDSTLAIPDIVLTIAIVGLLGPSLVHLILAIIMVRWASYVRLIRSLVQKVCQEEYILSARMAGNSRLRIMWRYILPQIASPIGIFGALDMGRIVLMMAGLSFLGLGPQPPTPEWGVMLHDATAYFQLAPHVMIFPGLAILLFVLCCQFISERYRKSEPADIARGVT; from the coding sequence ATGAGCAACGACTTGGCTGGCATAGATAAGGGCTTTTTGACAGGCGTTGGCTTGCTTTTTCTGATCATGTTGATCGGTGCTTTCGCGCCGTCGATTTCTCCGCACGATCCCTTGGCGATTCAACTGTCCAATCGGTTATCTCCTCCCTCCTGGGACTTCCCGTTTGGCACAGATCACTTGGGACGCTGCGTGTTCTCCCGGATCTTGTACGGGATCCGAATCAGCGTGACGTCCGCGTTTTTGATCATGCTCCTCACCTTGCTGATTAGTCTTCCCATCGGGCTGATGACAGGGTTCCTGCGCGGACGTGCCGATCGTTTTTTGATGCGGATGATCGACAGTACCCTGGCGATTCCCGATATTGTGCTGACGATCGCCATTGTCGGTCTTTTAGGGCCTAGTCTTGTACATCTGATTTTGGCTATCATCATGGTGCGCTGGGCGAGTTATGTTCGATTGATACGCAGCCTTGTGCAGAAAGTGTGCCAGGAAGAGTACATCCTGTCAGCGCGGATGGCGGGGAATTCGCGCCTGCGGATCATGTGGCGTTATATTCTTCCGCAAATTGCTTCGCCAATCGGCATTTTTGGGGCATTGGATATGGGCCGAATCGTCCTGATGATGGCCGGACTTTCTTTTTTGGGATTAGGCCCTCAGCCGCCTACGCCAGAATGGGGGGTCATGCTGCATGACGCCACAGCATATTTTCAATTAGCTCCCCATGTGATGATTTTTCCGGGATTGGCCATTTTGCTCTTTGTTTTGTGCTGCCAATTCATCAGTGAACGGTATCGAAAAAGCGAACCCGCCGATATCGCAAGAGGTGTGACATGA